The following are encoded in a window of Psilocybe cubensis strain MGC-MH-2018 chromosome 4, whole genome shotgun sequence genomic DNA:
- a CDS encoding ADP-ribosylation factor, with product MGLSVSRLLSGLFGKKEMRILMVGLDAAGKTTILYKLKLGEIVTTIPTIGFNVETVEYKNISFTVWDVGGQDKIRPLWRHYFQNTQGIIFVVDSNDRERVSEAREELQRMLNEDELRDALLLVFANKQDLPNAMNAAEITDKLGLHGLRQRTWYIQAACATSGDGLYEGLEWLSANIKRRV from the exons ATGGGTCTCTCCGTCTCTCGCCTTCTCTCTGGTCTCTTTGGAAAGAAGGAGATGC GTATTCTGATG GTCGGTCTTGACGCCGCTGGTAAGACCACCATTCTCTACAAGCTCAAGCTCGGTGAGATCGTCACCACTATCCCCACAATCG GGTTCAACGTCGAGACTGTCGAGTACAAAAACATCTCGTTCACCGTGTGGGATGTCGGAGGTCAAGATAAGATTCGCCCGCTCTGGAGGCATT ATTTCCAAAACACCCAGGGTATTATCTTTGTTGTCGACTCGAACGATCGAGAGCGTGTTTCTGAGGCTCGCGAGGAACTTCAGCGGATGTTGAACGAAGATGAACTTCGTGATGCCCTCCTCCTGGTGTTTGCCAACAAACAGGACTTGCCCAATGCCATGAATGCCGCCGAAATCACAGACAAACTTGGTCTCCACGGCCTCAGGCAGCGAACCTGGTACATTCAA GCTGCTTGCGCCACCTCTGGAGACGGTCTGTATGAGGGTCTCGAATGGTTGAGCGCAAACATCAAGCGCCGAGTATAA
- a CDS encoding Exocyst complex component 6, giving the protein MPPRRRQQFTQDNIDQQLQQIHLLDPSSSSENLEQLGPIIKQIHTNRQQDAYLRTVQALIDSKDAEIEKICSDNYQDFISSVSTLFKVKSYTDSMKEKITSLDASVAQLGGGLVEKKRALLQTKKTAANLDEAIDTLQACLRVLDVVDRVGEMIKAGKYWSALRSLEDIQSMPPTSLSQTPFFQHLLSSLPSLRGQIKDAVTASMKQWLLEIRNISTEVGRLAVEAMETRTRRWRSRREKDVLLRSNRVGSAVELVTYEKIEFNVLDNDKLHVDFKPLFECIHIYTTLNALNELQKSYQADRKAQSDLILPTPLPLGSLSSLTQEISGFFIVESHVLETTNNFRSARDVEELWDTLVTRLTSAIGSALRTEADPESFLKVKESLLSFIMTLEAYSYSTASLQSFILVLFEKYAKLLETQFTKRFEVIVREDEHTPMVIGPEETLESILDVVWLNESERDELKQNSSQSYLPWSQTFYSCCQDIRLFIQKFYAFVEGVSQHHRDIDELLGKSLDSLLKKSIGETILQRLATTQNPAQIAQIIANLEHFQVACSELERSLTNLRSTQRGGSIKLTAASSFDPIISRARARMSGLISSKLDQCFELSEYDWTPNARETSPSMYLYELVNWLTTVVDSLVIKEAYKEEAYKGALGYITDCLMDFLTGRDIPMMNENAISNILIDVDFLEDELKRIGRSHLSTVFTELRLTTSIALSGTVQEYLVPANRHASYAAVKPKRLQALLEKLARYGANQRDAPRREIGERRRKEAEAVGRLFPGENR; this is encoded by the exons ATGCCTCCGCGCAGGCGTCAGCAGTTCACACAGGACAACATTGACCAGCAGCTCCAACAGATTCACCTATTGGatccttcttcgtcttcagaGAACCTCGAACAGCTCGGTCCTATCATCAAGCAGATTCACACCAACCGCCAGCAGGATGCGTATCTCAGGACTGTGCAAGCCCTCATTGACTCGAAAGATGCAGAGATCGAAAAGATATGTAGTGACAATTACCAGGACTTCATCTCTTCCGTGTCTACCTTGTTCAAAGTCAAGTCTTACACCGACAGTATGAAAGAGAAAATCACCTCATTGGATGCCAGCGTTGCCCAGTTGGGGGGCGGCCTGGTCGAAAAAAAGCGTGCGTTGCTGCAGACAAAAAAGACCGCTGCAAACTTGGATGAGGCCATAGATACCCTGCAGGCATGTCTGCGTGTTCTCGACGTCGTCGACCGTGTTGGTGAGATGATCAAGGCAGGCAAATACTGGAGTGCCCTGAGG TCGCTCGAAGATATTCAGAGTATGCCTCCAACCTCTTTGTCGCAAACTCCATTTTTCCAACACTTGTTGTCTTCATTACCCTCTTTACGTGGCCAGATCAAAGACGCTGTCACTGCATCCATGAAACAATGGCTTTTGGAGATCAGAAACATAAGCACAGAAGTTGGTCGACTGGCTGTAGAAGCCATGGAGACAAGAACGCGACGATGGCGTTCTAGGCGAGAGAAAGATGTACTACTTCGGTCCAACAGAGTTGGTAGCGCTGTCGAATTGGTTACCTACGAGAAAATTGAGT TCAATGTTCTCGACAATGATAAACTTCATGTCGATTTCAAACCCCTTTTCGAGTGTATTCACATATACACCACATTAAATGCTCTGAatgaactccaaaaatcctACCAAGCAGACAGAAAA GCTCAATCCGATTTGATCCTTCCTACCCCGCTTCCGTTAGGATCTCTATCCTCCTTAACACAGGAAATATCTGGATTCTTCATTGTCGAATCCCACGTGCTTGAGACTACAAATAACTTTCGTTCTGCACGCGACGTCGAAGAGCTGTGGGACACACTTGTCACACGACTGACTAGTGCCATTGGAAGTGCCTTGCGAACAGAGGCAGATCCGGAATCTTTCCTAAAAGTGAAAGAAAGCCTGCTAAGCTTTATCATGACATTAGAA GCATACTCATACTCTACCGCCAGTCTTCAATCCTTTATACTTGTTTTGTTCGAGAAGTACGCCAAGCTATTGGAAACACAGTTCACCAAGCGATTTGAAGTT ATCGTCCGAGAAGATGAACATACTCCAATGGTAATAGGGCCCGAGGAGACTTTAGAAAGTATCTTGGATGTTGTCTGGTTAAATGAATCTGAAAGGGATGAATTAAAGCA AAATTCTTCTCAATCATATTTGCCGTGGTCCCAAACATTTTATTCTTGTTGCCAAGAT ATCCGTTTGTTTATCCAGAAATTTTACGCATTCGTTGAAGGCGTATCACAACATCACCGTGATATCGATGAACTTTTAGGCAAA TCTTTGGACTCACTGTTAAAGAAGAGCATCGGAGAAACAATTTTACAGCGTTTGGCTACCACACAGAACCCCGCCCAGATAGCCCAAATCATCGCCAACCTAGAGCATTTCCAAGTAGCCTGCAGTGAACTAGAGCGATCTTTGACGAATCTTCG GTCTACTCAACGCGGAGGCAGTATCAAACTTACCGCAGCGTCGTCATTCGATCCAATCATATCTCGCGCCCGTGCACGCATGTCAGGTCTTATCTCGTCAAAACTTGACCAATGTTTTGAACTGTCTGAATATGACTGGACACCAAATGCTCGCGAAACATCACCGAGCATGTACTTGTACGAACTAGTCAACTGGTTGACCACTGTCGTGGACTCCTTGGTAATCAAAGAAGCTTACAAAGAAGAAGCCTATAAAGGTGCCCTCGGTTACATTACGGACTGCTTAATG GATTTTTTGACAGGCCGGGACATCCCCATGATGAATGAGAATGCCATATCCAATATTCTCATCGATGTAGATTTTCTCGAAGACGAACTGAAGCGAATCGGCCGATCTCATCTTTCCACAGTGTTCACTGAACTTCGCCTG ACGACATCCATCGCTCTCAGTGGGACTGTTCAGGAATACCTAGTCCCAGCGAACAGACATGCTTCATACGCTGCTGTTAAACCTAAGCGGTTACAAGCCTTGCTCGAAAAACTTGCACGGTATGGAGCGAACCAAAGAGATGCCCCGCGACGAGAAATTGGTGAACGACGCCGAaaggaggcagaggcagtTGGCCGACTATTTCCTGGCGAAAACCGCTGA
- a CDS encoding Dual specificity protein phosphatase 1B: protein MVWKNINAVENRLFLGNIMAARSTRSLAENRITHILSVCPDPIPAELPEAGIVHQRINIEDVDYADLLIHLPAACRFIEQALASGGVVLVHCVQGISRSAAVVAAYLMYSRRINSTQALNIVRTARDHIWPNPGFQEQLVLFELCQYAPSRSNGIYVNWRTQLERRLRAAGLPY, encoded by the exons ATGGTCTGGAAAAATATCAACGCTGTCGAAAACAGGCTTTTCCTGGGAAA CATTATGGCTGCGCGTTCGACGCGTTCATTGGCAGAGAACAGAATTACTCATATTCTGTCGGTTTGCCCAGATCCTATACCTGCAGAGCTTCCGGAAGCGGGCATCGTCCACCAACGCATTAATATCGAAGACGTTGATTACGCGGATCTTTTGATCCACTTACCGGCGGCATGTCGCTTTATTGAGCAAGCACTTGCCTCCGGAGGAGTTGTCCTAGTACATTGTGTGCAAGGCATTTCCAGAAGCGCTGCAGTTGTTGCAGCTTATT TGATGTACTCGCGCCGCATCAACTCTACTCAGGCGCTCAATATTGTCAGAACTG CACGGGACCATATATGGCCAAACCCCGGCTTCCAGGAGCAGTTGGTTTTGTTTGAACTCTGCCAGTACGCTCCATCGCGAAGCAATGGGATCTATGTCAATTGGCGCACCCAACTAGAGCGCCGACTTCGCGCTGCAGGCTTGCCATACTAA
- a CDS encoding Tubulin beta chain, which yields MREVISLHVGQAGVQIGNACWELYTLEHGLSPDGRLVEGSPSSTDSGFSTFFSETGSGKHVPRSLYIDLEPGVIDDVKAGPYRSLFHPETLITGKEDAANNYARGHYTVGKELIDPVMDKLRKLADNCSGLQGFFVFHSFGGGTGSGFGALLLERLSTDYGKKSKLEFCVYPAPQLSSSVVEPYNSVLTTHTTLEHSDCSFMVDNEAIYDICKKKLGVVSPSFSNLNRLIAQVVSSITASLRFDGSLNVDLNEFQTNLVPFPRIHFPLATYAPLLSADKATHEQNSVAEMTFSCFENGNQMVKCDPKEGKYMACCLLYRGDVVPKDVQAAVASIKTKRTIQFVDWCPTGFKLGVCNEPSACVPGGDLAKTSRSLCMLSNTTAISAAWGRLDYKFDLMYSKRAFVHWYVGEGMEEGEFSEAREDLAALEKDYEEVGTDSADAEEEGEY from the exons ATGCGTGAAGTTATCTCCCTCCATGTTGGTCAGGCTGGTGTCCAGATCGGCAATGCCTGCT GGGAGCTCTACACTCTTGAACACGGTTTGAGC CCTGATGGCCGTCTCGTTGAGGGCTCTCCATCTTCCACAGACAGTGGCTTCTCTACCTTCTTCTCAGAGACCGGATCCGGGAAACACGTCCCTCGCTCCCTTTACATCGATCTCGAGCCTGGTGTCATCGACGATGTTAAGGCCGGTCCATACAGATCTCTGTTTCATCCCGAAACCTTGATCACTGGCAAGGAGGATGCCGCCAATAACT ACGCCCGTGGCCATTATACTGTCGGAAAGGAGCTTATTGACCCCGTCATGGATAAACTCAGGAAACTCGCAGATAACTGCTCAGGGCTCCAAGGTTTCTTCGTTTTCCATTCGTTCGGTGGAGGAACTGGTTCGGGTTTTGGTGCTCTCCTCCTTGAGAGACTCTCAACGGACTATGGAAAGAAGTCCAAgcttgaattctgtgtttaTCCTGCTCCTCAGCTATCCAGCTCTGTCGTCGAGCCTTATAATTCAGTCCTTACTACTCACACAACTCTCGAGCACTCGGATTGCTCTTTCATG GTCGACAATGAAGCCATCTATGATATCTGCAAGAAGAAACTTGGCGTTGTTTCACCAAGTTTCTCCAACCTCAACCGTCTCATTGCCCAAGTCGTCTCCTCCATCACCGCTTCCCTCCGTTTCGATGGCTCTCTCAACGTTGACTTGAATGAGTTCCAAACCAATCTTGTTCC CTTCCCTCGTATTCATTTCCCCCTTGCCACTTACGCCCCCCTGCTCTCAGCTGATAAGGCAACCCACGAACAAAATTCGGTGGCTGAGATGACTTTTTCTTGCTTCGAGAATGGTAACCAGATGGTCAAATGCGATCCCAAAGAGGGCAAATACA TGGCTTGCTGTTTGCTATATCGTGGTGATGTTGTTCCCAAGGATGTTCAAGCTGCTGTTGCCAGTATCAAGACCAAGCGTACGATCCAATTTGTCGATTGGTGCCCCACTGGCTTCAAG TTGGGGGTTTGCAATGAACCTTCAGCTTGTGTTCCAGGTGGTGATCTTGCCAAGACTTCCCGCAGTCTTTGCATGCTTTCGAA CACTACTGCCATTTCTGCTGCATGGGGTCGCCTTG ACTATAAATTTGATCTTATGTACTCGAAACGTGCCTTTGTGCACTGGTATGTCGGTGAAGGCATGGAAGAG GGTGAATTCTCTGAAGCTCGCGAGGATCTCGCCGCCCTTGAGAAGGATTACGAGGAAGTCGGCACTGATTCAGCTGATGccgaggaagagggagagtaTTAA
- a CDS encoding putative phosphatase HAD1, whose amino-acid sequence MPHTTLHVDAILFDMDGTLVDSTAGVVGAWELFRQTYPTIDVHNILSSAHGVRTVDNLRKYCGIEDPEILEAESARFEQAIVTSSTQGGRQGIVLLPGVKPIMEEIAPGRYGPKPCWAICTSATRDYATSALNTAGIPIPDVFVASEDVSQGKPFPDPYLLGAKLSGVKPENCIVFEDAPNGVRSGRDAGCKTVALLTTHSREQLEAAKPDYIVKDLSSVSITRTATGVSVTLQTL is encoded by the exons ATGCCTCACACTACTCTTCACGTAGATGCAAT CCTCTTTGATATGGACGGCACTTTGGTTGACTCGACCGCAGGTGTGGTCGGCGCTTGGGAGCTGTTCCGGCAAACCTACCCAACCATCGACGTACACAACATTTTGAGCT CTGCGCATGGAGTTCGTACCGTCGACAATTTGAGAAAATATTGCGGTATTGAAGATCCCGAGATCCTGGAA GCAGAGTCGGCAAGATTTGAACAGGCGATCgtcacctcttcaacccaaGGTGGTCGCCAGGGCATTGTCCTTTTACCGGGAGTTAAACCTATCATGGAGGAG ATCGCTCCTGGACGATATGGACCCAAGCCATGCTGGGCCATTTGCACATCTGCTACCCGGGACTACGCGACTTCCGCCCTGAACACCGCAGGCATCCCTATACCAGATGTCTTCGTTGCATCCGAAGATGTATCACAGGGGAAACCGTTTCCAGATCCCTACCTCCTTGGCGCTAAATTATCTGGCGTGAAGCCTGAAAACT GTATTGTCTTCGAAGACGCGCCTAATGGTGTTCGTAGCGGGCGTGACGCCGGATGCAAAACTGTTGCTTTGCTTACAACTCACTCCCGGGAACAGCTGGAAGCTGCCAAACCAGATTACATCGTGAAGGACCTTTCAAG TGTTTCGATTACGCGCACTGCGACAGGGGTATCAGTCACACTCCAAACCCTTTGa